The Peribacillus sp. FSL E2-0218 genome contains a region encoding:
- a CDS encoding YtpI family protein, translating to MPILVTLIVLSLGIYLFYKIKSVRTKMPMEKKWISGKSSIALGAFVALFGINQLFLFHTTTTYIIAAVFISVGLFSIFGGYKMYKYYLPYAIEEAANQKG from the coding sequence ATGCCTATCCTTGTCACCTTGATCGTGCTTTCACTGGGAATCTATCTGTTTTATAAAATCAAATCGGTACGCACCAAAATGCCGATGGAGAAAAAGTGGATCTCCGGAAAGTCTTCCATTGCCCTAGGGGCGTTTGTCGCCCTTTTTGGGATCAACCAGCTTTTTCTGTTCCACACGACCACCACTTATATCATTGCCGCCGTTTTCATCTCAGTCGGCCTGTTCAGCATTTTTGGAGGCTATAAAATGTATAAATATTACCTGCCATATGCGATTGAAGAAGCCGCAAATCAAAAAGGATAA
- the ytrI gene encoding sporulation membrane protein YtrI — translation MRIPPYHRAPTWQRFFAGAALGGLLSWVMFFYMHGVQQEKQIRTLHEQREEIKDLNGKIAIWEQDYKKLNQQNEEILTIQEVEVKITNGTDYSLDHLSVAEAEDLIEDDLSSLLAKDVVSVYNGKMLLKKSIENKIMTINKKRYHLQVSEIMFYTKMNIEIKLKRTTS, via the coding sequence ATGAGGATCCCCCCTTATCATCGGGCACCCACCTGGCAGCGTTTTTTTGCCGGGGCTGCCCTTGGCGGATTGCTCAGCTGGGTGATGTTCTTTTATATGCACGGGGTCCAGCAGGAGAAGCAGATCCGGACCCTTCACGAGCAGCGGGAAGAAATCAAGGATTTGAACGGAAAAATCGCCATTTGGGAGCAAGATTATAAAAAATTGAATCAGCAAAACGAAGAAATTTTAACGATTCAGGAAGTGGAAGTGAAGATTACGAACGGTACGGATTATAGCCTCGATCATCTGAGTGTTGCGGAAGCGGAGGATTTAATAGAGGACGATCTATCCTCGCTGCTTGCCAAGGATGTCGTGAGTGTATATAACGGAAAGATGTTATTGAAAAAATCCATCGAGAATAAAATCATGACCATCAATAAAAAGCGGTATCATCTTCAAGTTTCCGAAATCATGTTTTATACGAAAATGAATATCGAGATCAAACTCAAAAGGACTACTTCTTGA
- the argH gene encoding argininosuccinate lyase, whose product MSSKLWGGRFTKSAEEWVDEFGASISFDQELVLEDIQGSLAHVTMLKQCGILPEEDADQIIAGLKTLQEKAAKGELTFKVEMEDIHLNLESMLISEIGPVGGKLHTGRSRNDQVATDLHLYMRNQTDVILQLINDLQVAILGQAKENVETLIPGYTHLQRAQPISFAHHLMAYFWMLERDKERFSESYKRINMSPLGAGALAGTTFPIDRALSAELLGFDGIYENSLDAVSDRDFAIEFMSNSATMMMHLSRFSEEIILWSSQEFQFVELDDAFSTGSSIMPQKKNPDMAELIRGKTGRVYGNLTGLLTVLKGLPLAYNKDMQEDKEGVFDTVKTIVGSLKIFAGMISTMNVKKDIMEKATRNDFSNATELADYLAAKGMPFRKAHEVVGKLVLQCVQKGCYLVDLSIGQFQEASELFDHDIYEALNPYEAVKRRNSAGGTGFAQVQLAIEKAEKLVRK is encoded by the coding sequence GTGAGCAGCAAGCTTTGGGGAGGAAGATTCACGAAATCTGCAGAGGAATGGGTAGACGAATTCGGAGCTTCCATTTCCTTTGATCAGGAACTTGTCCTCGAAGACATTCAAGGAAGCCTAGCTCATGTCACGATGCTAAAGCAATGCGGCATCCTGCCTGAAGAAGATGCAGATCAGATTATTGCCGGGCTGAAAACCTTACAGGAAAAAGCGGCAAAGGGAGAATTGACTTTTAAGGTTGAGATGGAGGATATCCATCTTAACCTGGAAAGCATGCTGATAAGTGAAATCGGTCCAGTGGGCGGTAAGCTCCATACTGGCAGAAGCCGTAATGACCAGGTTGCCACAGATCTTCATTTATATATGCGGAATCAAACGGATGTGATTCTTCAACTCATCAATGATCTCCAGGTAGCGATTTTGGGACAGGCAAAGGAAAATGTCGAAACACTCATTCCAGGGTATACTCATTTGCAACGGGCACAGCCCATTTCATTTGCCCACCATTTAATGGCCTATTTTTGGATGCTTGAGCGTGATAAAGAGCGTTTTTCCGAAAGCTACAAAAGAATCAACATGTCACCATTGGGAGCTGGCGCATTGGCCGGGACGACATTCCCGATTGACCGTGCCCTCAGTGCAGAGCTCTTGGGGTTCGATGGAATATATGAAAATAGCCTTGATGCGGTAAGCGATCGTGACTTTGCCATTGAGTTCATGAGCAACAGTGCGACGATGATGATGCATTTATCGCGTTTCAGTGAAGAAATCATCCTTTGGTCAAGCCAGGAATTTCAATTCGTTGAATTGGACGATGCTTTTTCAACGGGAAGCAGCATCATGCCGCAGAAGAAGAACCCGGATATGGCTGAATTGATCCGTGGGAAAACCGGACGTGTTTATGGGAATTTAACAGGGTTATTGACCGTTTTGAAAGGACTCCCGCTTGCGTATAACAAGGATATGCAAGAAGATAAAGAAGGCGTTTTCGATACGGTTAAAACCATTGTAGGTTCACTCAAGATTTTTGCCGGCATGATTTCAACCATGAACGTGAAAAAGGACATCATGGAGAAAGCGACAAGGAATGATTTCTCGAATGCGACGGAATTGGCTGACTATCTAGCTGCAAAGGGAATGCCCTTCCGCAAGGCGCATGAGGTTGTCGGGAAACTGGTATTGCAGTGTGTGCAGAAGGGCTGTTATCTGGTCGACCTAAGCATCGGGCAATTCCAGGAAGCATCCGAGCTGTTCGACCATGATATATACGAGGCCTTAAATCCTTATGAAGCTGTCAAACGCCGTAATAGTGCGGGCGGTACTGGTTTTGCCCAAGTGCAGCTTGCCATTGAAAAAGCAGAGAAGCTGGTAAGGAAATAA
- a CDS encoding metal-dependent hydrolase — protein MKVSFHGHAVVKVETNGKTILFDPFINGNALTDLKVDDVKPDVIILTHGHNDHVGDTVELAKKHDALVIGIAELAGYFGAQGVRTHGMSIGGAFEFEFGKVKLTPAFHGTGFNAEDGQIIYLGMPAGVLLTIEGKTIYHAGDTSVYSDMKLIGERHPIDLAFLPIGDNYTMGPEDAALAAKFLQAKQVVPIHYNTFPVIKQDPNRFLDLLEEGNGFIMEPGDEIEL, from the coding sequence ATGAAAGTATCTTTTCATGGACATGCAGTTGTAAAAGTCGAAACGAATGGTAAAACGATATTATTCGACCCGTTCATCAACGGAAATGCACTAACCGATTTGAAGGTTGACGATGTCAAACCGGATGTGATCATCCTGACGCATGGACATAATGACCACGTAGGGGATACGGTTGAATTGGCGAAGAAACATGATGCACTCGTCATTGGCATTGCAGAGCTTGCCGGTTACTTTGGTGCACAAGGTGTCAGGACTCATGGAATGAGCATTGGCGGAGCTTTTGAGTTCGAATTTGGAAAAGTGAAGCTGACACCAGCCTTTCATGGTACGGGCTTCAATGCAGAAGATGGACAGATCATCTATTTAGGCATGCCAGCAGGTGTGTTACTGACGATAGAAGGAAAAACGATCTATCATGCCGGAGATACATCGGTATATTCCGATATGAAATTGATCGGGGAACGTCATCCGATTGACCTGGCCTTTTTGCCGATCGGCGACAATTACACCATGGGTCCGGAAGATGCGGCGCTGGCAGCGAAATTCCTTCAAGCCAAGCAAGTCGTGCCGATCCATTACAATACGTTCCCTGTCATCAAGCAGGATCCCAACCGATTCCTTGACCTGCTTGAAGAGGGAAATGGATTCATCATGGAACCCGGAGATGAAATAGAATTATAA
- a CDS encoding YtrH family sporulation protein: MNEAFVPAFLNSFFISLGVLLGGSIIGGLAAFFTGQAPMTAVFRLSDSLRIWAIVAAIGGTFDMVYNFERGIFHGETKDIVKQVLLILSALGGAQTGALIINWFTQEHISP, encoded by the coding sequence ATGAATGAAGCCTTTGTTCCTGCCTTTCTTAACAGCTTTTTCATATCGCTTGGCGTTCTGCTTGGCGGCTCGATAATCGGAGGCCTCGCCGCTTTTTTTACGGGACAGGCCCCGATGACAGCTGTTTTCCGATTATCGGACAGCCTGCGGATTTGGGCCATCGTCGCGGCGATCGGAGGTACTTTTGATATGGTCTATAATTTTGAGCGCGGCATTTTTCACGGGGAAACGAAGGATATCGTCAAACAGGTTCTATTGATTCTGTCTGCGCTTGGCGGTGCACAGACAGGAGCACTGATCATTAACTGGTTCACGCAGGAGCATATCTCCCCATGA
- a CDS encoding DRTGG domain-containing protein, with protein MATKHEQILKHIDGLPVGEKISVRQIAKALNVSEGTAYRAIKEAENQGFVSSIERVGTIRIEKKKKENIEKLTFAEVVNIVDGQVLGGKTGLHKTLNKFVIGAMKLDAMMRYTGAGNLLIVGNRTQAHEHALKAGAAVLITGGFDTEEPVKRLADELEMPVISTSYDTFTVATMINRAIYDQLIKKEILLVEDILTPVQETTFLTIGDRVQTWHELNQESGHSRFPVVDDNMKVQGMVTSKDIIGQEELTLIEKVMTKNPLTVGDKTSVASSAHMMVWEGIELIPVVNDSHILKGIVSRQDVLKALQMSQRQPQVGETIDDTITSQLVMTSNRGKGEEVYNYGVTPQMTNYLGTISSGVFTTLVTDSANRALRSYKRGDLVVENMTIYFIKPVQIDSTLEIRPRVLDVGRKFGKVDVEVFNQGKLVGKAMLTCQLLDRS; from the coding sequence TTGGCTACAAAGCATGAACAAATATTAAAGCATATCGATGGGCTTCCAGTTGGCGAGAAGATTTCCGTCCGCCAAATTGCGAAAGCATTGAATGTTAGTGAAGGAACGGCGTATCGGGCCATTAAAGAGGCGGAGAATCAGGGCTTTGTGAGCTCGATTGAGCGGGTAGGCACGATTCGTATCGAGAAAAAGAAAAAAGAGAATATTGAAAAGCTCACTTTTGCCGAAGTGGTTAATATTGTGGACGGACAAGTTCTGGGCGGCAAAACGGGACTTCATAAAACCTTGAATAAATTCGTCATTGGGGCAATGAAGCTGGATGCGATGATGAGATATACAGGCGCAGGAAATCTGTTGATCGTCGGAAACCGTACACAGGCCCATGAGCATGCGCTAAAAGCGGGAGCGGCGGTGCTCATTACCGGAGGCTTCGATACGGAAGAGCCGGTTAAAAGGTTAGCTGATGAATTGGAAATGCCCGTCATTTCCACGAGCTATGATACCTTCACTGTCGCCACGATGATCAACCGGGCGATTTATGACCAGTTGATCAAAAAGGAAATCTTGCTTGTGGAGGATATCTTGACACCGGTTCAGGAGACGACTTTTTTGACGATCGGTGACAGGGTTCAGACATGGCACGAACTCAATCAGGAGTCAGGTCATAGCCGTTTCCCTGTTGTTGATGACAATATGAAGGTCCAAGGAATGGTCACTTCAAAAGATATCATCGGTCAGGAGGAGTTGACACTCATCGAAAAGGTGATGACGAAAAATCCGTTGACCGTCGGTGATAAAACGAGTGTGGCCTCTTCTGCGCATATGATGGTTTGGGAAGGGATCGAATTGATTCCGGTCGTGAATGACAGTCATATCCTCAAAGGAATCGTGAGCAGGCAGGATGTGCTGAAGGCGCTGCAAATGAGCCAAAGGCAGCCGCAGGTTGGCGAGACGATCGATGATACGATTACGAGTCAGCTTGTGATGACTTCGAACCGGGGGAAAGGTGAGGAAGTGTATAACTATGGCGTCACTCCGCAAATGACCAATTACCTTGGGACGATTTCGAGCGGGGTGTTCACGACATTGGTTACGGATTCAGCGAACCGGGCACTGAGAAGCTACAAGCGAGGTGACTTGGTTGTGGAGAATATGACGATTTATTTCATCAAGCCAGTCCAAATCGACAGTACGCTTGAAATTCGCCCACGTGTTCTTGACGTAGGGCGTAAATTCGGAAAAGTGGATGTCGAGGTGTTTAACCAAGGTAAACTTGTCGGGAAGGCCATGTTAACGTGCCAATTGCTGGACAGATCTTGA
- the dnaE gene encoding DNA polymerase III subunit alpha: MYTHLHIQSGYSLLTSTVKITELVAKAKADGCTSLALTDRNVMYGSVYFYKECKRQGIKPIIGILADVLDEWEAAHGLLLLAKNLQGYQNLLKISSAIKTKSPSGIPMNWLKGYSKGLIAITPGAGGEIETLLKEERPEEAQQAARKFQQIFGADNFYASIQRLSIANEEEGNEAISLLAKELGIKVVATNPVYYLNESDALAQEVLLAIGNGDKLADEAHTVLESKQYYLKSRKQMAELFHDRPDALENTLVIAGQCNLDIPFHRSLLPKYPTEAGMTAEEMLEAVCFDGLKKRLPEPPIQYEERLRYELDVITKMKFSDYFLIVWDFMKFAKDQQILTGPGRGSAAGSMVAYVLSITDVDPIEHSLLFERFLNPERVSMPDIDIDFPDNRREEVIAYVAKKYGEYHVAQIITFGTLAAKAALRDTGRVFGLNSKEQEAVSKMIPNRLGITLPEAFKESKRLRDFVNESNLNQKLFQTALLLEGLPRHTSTHAAGIVISDQALTEHIPISGGHEGIHLTQYPMDLLEELGLLKMDFLGLRNLTLIDNIIKNIQKGTGRKLDLSQIPMDDPETLALLGRGETTGVFQFESDGIRKVLVKLKPNRFEDIVAVNALYRPGPMENIPLFIERKHGLAPIDYLHEDLRDILEPTYGVIVYQEQIMQIASRLAGFSLGEADLLRRAVSKKKKDVLDEERQHFVSGALQQGYSEKTADEIYSLIVRFANYGFNRSHAVAYSVIAYQLGYLKTHYPEYFMAALMTSVIGNDEKVAQYIREAKKKGIAVLAPSINRSGYPFIPEKEGIRFSLGAIKGIGGTVLKEIFAARRQKKFEDLFDFCLRVSGKIVNRKVLEALVNSGAFDEFGEDRATLLASLDVAISHTELVNPDDDLFDMFSDGEFSLKPKYNHVDPIPIEDKLALEKNALGLYLSNHPVTGYRELFQYFGCLSIDEATNKKESKILLGAYITSVKTIRTKKGDVMAFLSVSDEEGDIEAVAFPNVYKLHSAELSHGQVIMLQGTLEERDGKNQLLIKSVYPLEKVKQMKEEKNGTIFLKVEADKQTNDTLQKIKKILLQHGGETKVMLFYERENRYVQLSYWDWVNPTDSLLQALIDMVGKGNVVYKKE; the protein is encoded by the coding sequence GTGTATACTCATCTCCATATTCAGAGCGGATACAGCCTGCTGACAAGCACGGTGAAGATTACGGAACTTGTGGCCAAAGCGAAAGCGGATGGCTGTACAAGTCTTGCCTTGACCGATCGAAATGTCATGTACGGTTCAGTCTATTTTTATAAAGAATGCAAGAGACAGGGAATAAAGCCGATCATCGGGATTCTAGCGGATGTCCTGGATGAATGGGAAGCGGCGCATGGACTTCTGTTATTAGCAAAAAATCTACAAGGATACCAGAACCTGCTTAAGATAAGCAGTGCCATAAAAACGAAATCACCTTCGGGCATCCCGATGAATTGGCTTAAAGGCTACTCCAAGGGATTGATTGCGATCACGCCGGGGGCCGGAGGGGAAATAGAAACGCTGCTAAAGGAAGAAAGGCCGGAAGAAGCCCAACAGGCAGCCAGGAAGTTTCAGCAGATTTTTGGGGCGGATAACTTTTATGCATCGATACAGAGATTGTCGATTGCAAATGAAGAGGAAGGAAACGAAGCCATAAGTCTGCTTGCGAAAGAGTTAGGGATAAAGGTCGTAGCGACGAATCCAGTCTATTATTTGAACGAAAGCGATGCACTTGCCCAAGAAGTGTTGCTGGCGATCGGAAATGGGGACAAGCTCGCTGATGAAGCGCACACGGTGCTTGAATCCAAGCAATATTATTTGAAGAGCCGGAAACAGATGGCGGAGTTATTTCATGACAGGCCGGATGCACTCGAAAATACGCTCGTTATTGCCGGGCAATGCAACCTGGACATTCCGTTTCACCGGTCCCTGCTGCCTAAGTATCCTACCGAAGCCGGGATGACGGCAGAGGAAATGCTCGAAGCCGTTTGTTTCGATGGGTTGAAGAAGAGGCTGCCGGAGCCGCCCATTCAATATGAAGAGCGACTGCGATATGAATTGGATGTCATTACTAAGATGAAATTCAGCGATTACTTTTTAATCGTGTGGGACTTCATGAAATTTGCTAAGGATCAGCAAATCCTGACCGGACCTGGAAGGGGATCTGCCGCAGGTTCGATGGTCGCTTACGTGCTGTCGATAACGGATGTCGATCCAATCGAGCATTCCTTGCTGTTCGAGCGTTTCCTGAATCCGGAAAGGGTCTCGATGCCCGATATCGATATTGATTTCCCGGATAACCGCCGTGAAGAGGTGATTGCCTATGTCGCCAAGAAATACGGCGAATATCATGTAGCTCAAATCATTACGTTCGGTACATTGGCGGCCAAAGCCGCATTGAGGGACACGGGACGCGTTTTCGGATTGAATTCCAAGGAACAGGAAGCGGTCTCGAAAATGATTCCAAACCGCCTTGGCATAACGCTGCCTGAGGCTTTCAAGGAATCGAAGCGGCTGCGCGATTTCGTTAATGAGAGCAATCTGAATCAAAAGCTTTTTCAAACGGCGCTATTGCTTGAAGGATTGCCTCGCCACACTTCGACTCATGCTGCAGGTATCGTCATCAGCGACCAGGCTCTGACCGAGCATATCCCGATTTCCGGAGGGCATGAGGGCATCCATCTGACGCAGTATCCGATGGACCTTCTTGAAGAGCTTGGTCTCCTTAAAATGGACTTCCTGGGACTCCGCAACTTGACGCTCATCGATAATATTATAAAAAATATCCAAAAAGGAACCGGGAGAAAGCTCGACCTTTCCCAAATCCCCATGGATGATCCCGAAACCCTGGCGTTATTAGGGAGAGGCGAAACAACCGGAGTGTTTCAATTCGAATCGGATGGCATCAGGAAGGTTTTGGTCAAGCTGAAGCCGAACCGATTCGAGGATATCGTCGCGGTCAATGCCCTCTACCGTCCAGGTCCGATGGAAAACATTCCATTGTTCATCGAGCGAAAGCATGGTTTGGCGCCCATCGATTACTTGCACGAGGATTTGCGGGATATACTGGAGCCTACATATGGAGTCATTGTCTATCAAGAACAAATCATGCAAATTGCCTCACGCTTGGCCGGTTTTTCACTTGGGGAAGCAGACCTGCTCAGGAGGGCCGTTTCCAAGAAGAAAAAAGATGTGCTGGATGAGGAGCGTCAGCATTTTGTCAGCGGGGCCTTGCAGCAAGGATATTCCGAAAAAACCGCGGATGAGATATACTCCTTGATCGTGCGGTTCGCCAATTATGGATTCAACCGCAGCCATGCGGTCGCATACAGTGTCATTGCCTATCAGCTGGGATACTTGAAAACCCACTACCCTGAATATTTCATGGCAGCTCTCATGACATCGGTAATCGGGAATGATGAAAAGGTCGCCCAATATATCCGAGAGGCAAAAAAGAAAGGGATTGCCGTCCTTGCTCCTTCAATTAACCGGAGCGGCTATCCGTTCATACCGGAAAAGGAAGGAATCCGTTTTAGCCTAGGAGCCATTAAAGGGATAGGCGGTACCGTCTTGAAGGAAATCTTTGCGGCAAGACGGCAAAAGAAATTCGAGGATTTATTCGACTTCTGTTTGCGAGTATCGGGTAAGATCGTCAATAGAAAGGTGCTCGAGGCCCTTGTGAATTCAGGTGCATTCGATGAATTCGGGGAAGACCGGGCTACATTGCTGGCAAGCCTGGACGTCGCGATAAGCCATACTGAATTGGTCAATCCGGACGATGATCTATTCGATATGTTTTCGGATGGCGAATTTTCCCTCAAGCCTAAGTACAATCATGTCGACCCCATCCCGATCGAAGACAAACTGGCATTGGAAAAAAACGCATTGGGACTTTACCTATCGAATCATCCCGTGACCGGCTACAGGGAGCTTTTCCAATACTTCGGCTGTTTGAGCATAGATGAAGCGACCAATAAGAAGGAATCGAAAATCTTGCTTGGCGCCTATATTACATCGGTAAAAACGATAAGGACGAAAAAGGGCGATGTGATGGCATTTTTGAGCGTAAGTGATGAAGAGGGGGATATCGAAGCGGTCGCTTTCCCGAATGTGTATAAACTCCATTCTGCGGAATTGAGCCACGGACAAGTCATCATGCTGCAAGGAACGCTGGAAGAGCGTGATGGAAAAAACCAGCTTCTGATCAAAAGTGTATACCCGCTCGAAAAAGTGAAGCAAATGAAGGAAGAAAAAAATGGAACGATCTTCCTGAAGGTGGAAGCTGACAAGCAAACGAATGACACGCTGCAAAAAATAAAAAAAATTTTACTGCAGCACGGCGGCGAAACGAAGGTCATGCTTTTTTACGAAAGGGAAAACCGCTATGTACAGCTATCTTATTGGGATTGGGTCAATCCTACCGACAGTTTGTTGCAGGCATTAATTGACATGGTCGGAAAAGGGAATGTGGTTTACAAGAAAGAATAA
- a CDS encoding universal stress protein: MNSIDYKNILVAVDGSEEAEWALKKAIYLAKLSDATLVLTHIVDTRNFPTIEAYDMTLRERSDAFANELLEKYKMEAVASGIVHVQTEVAYGSPKVQIPKDLAKKHSIDLIVCGATGLNAVERFLIGSVSEGIVRHSSCDVIVVRTNTDK, translated from the coding sequence ATGAATAGTATAGATTATAAAAATATTCTCGTAGCGGTGGATGGTTCGGAAGAAGCGGAGTGGGCATTAAAAAAGGCCATCTATTTGGCGAAACTCAGTGACGCCACGCTTGTGCTGACACACATCGTTGATACAAGGAATTTCCCTACAATCGAAGCTTATGATATGACCCTCCGTGAACGTTCTGATGCCTTTGCCAATGAGCTATTGGAAAAGTACAAAATGGAAGCAGTGGCATCCGGAATCGTACACGTCCAAACTGAAGTGGCATATGGGTCACCAAAGGTACAAATCCCGAAAGATTTAGCGAAAAAACATTCAATTGATTTAATCGTTTGCGGTGCAACTGGCCTTAATGCCGTCGAACGCTTCCTGATCGGCAGCGTATCGGAGGGCATCGTTCGCCATTCCAGCTGCGATGTAATCGTCGTGCGTACGAATACTGATAAATAA
- a CDS encoding Xaa-Pro peptidase family protein, whose product MNERLTELQNWLQTNEVEAAFLTSTESIFYLSGFFSDPHERLLALAIFADADPFLVCPQMEVPDAKQAGWAGDIIGYTDIENPWEKVKQAVTDRGLTIHKMAIEKEHMNVERYEHIQHHFKAPKLVPAEEKLQKMRMIKSDDEMVKIREACRLADFAIEVGVSEIHEGKTEMEILAAIEYELKKAGVSQMSFSTMVLTGKNGASPHGTPGNTKVQRGDLVLFDLGVVHEGYCSDITRTVAYGDVNDKQAEIYETVRMAQEAAVAASKPGVACSAVDLIARNIIREKGYGDFFPHRLGHGLGISVHEYPSLTETNSLELQSGMVYTIEPGIYVPNVAGVRIEDDLLITETGCEVLTKYPKSLQIIK is encoded by the coding sequence ATGAATGAACGTTTGACAGAATTACAAAATTGGCTTCAGACCAATGAGGTGGAAGCCGCTTTTCTTACATCCACCGAGAGCATCTTCTATTTAAGCGGATTTTTTAGTGATCCCCATGAGAGACTGCTTGCACTTGCCATTTTTGCAGATGCCGACCCATTCCTCGTCTGTCCGCAAATGGAGGTGCCCGATGCGAAACAAGCTGGATGGGCTGGGGATATCATCGGATATACCGATATTGAAAACCCATGGGAAAAAGTGAAGCAAGCCGTGACGGACCGCGGACTGACCATCCATAAAATGGCGATTGAAAAAGAACATATGAATGTGGAACGCTACGAGCACATCCAGCATCACTTCAAAGCACCAAAGCTCGTTCCGGCAGAAGAAAAACTGCAAAAGATGCGAATGATCAAGTCGGATGATGAAATGGTCAAAATCCGGGAAGCCTGCCGACTGGCCGACTTCGCGATTGAAGTGGGTGTCAGCGAAATCCATGAAGGTAAAACGGAAATGGAAATCCTTGCAGCGATCGAATACGAATTGAAAAAGGCCGGGGTCAGCCAAATGTCATTCTCCACGATGGTACTGACGGGTAAAAATGGTGCCTCGCCTCATGGTACACCTGGAAATACGAAGGTTCAGCGCGGGGACCTTGTTCTCTTCGACTTAGGTGTCGTTCATGAGGGATACTGCTCCGACATCACCAGGACCGTCGCTTACGGTGACGTCAATGATAAACAGGCAGAGATATATGAAACGGTCCGCATGGCTCAGGAAGCTGCCGTAGCAGCCAGTAAGCCAGGCGTTGCCTGCTCGGCGGTTGACTTGATAGCCAGAAACATCATCCGCGAAAAAGGATATGGCGATTTCTTCCCGCACAGACTTGGCCACGGACTTGGGATCAGCGTCCATGAATACCCGTCCTTGACCGAAACGAATTCACTCGAGCTTCAATCCGGTATGGTTTATACGATCGAACCGGGTATCTATGTTCCAAATGTTGCTGGCGTCAGGATCGAGGATGATCTTTTGATAACCGAAACAGGCTGTGAAGTCCTGACCAAATATCCGAAGAGCTTGCAAATCATCAAGTGA
- a CDS encoding bifunctional oligoribonuclease/PAP phosphatase NrnA: MKAEILAEIKRYDTIILHRHVRPDPDAYGSQGGLAEILKASFPEKRIFTVGKEEPSLNYLRRLDVISDETYQGALVIVCDTANTDRICDARYKTGDKLIKIDHHPNEDPYGDMLWVDTTASSTCEMIYDFYLFGKDQGLKMVDEAARLLYAGIVGDTGRFLFQSTTEKTFDHAGELITYSFSRPQLYQEMYDVKESIVRLNGYVLQHFEILPYGTGKMIITKDILEKFDASASEASQLVSALGSIKNVKSWVFFIEEDQEIRVRFRSKGPIINTIARKYNGGGHPLAAGASIHSWDEVDMILADMEALNKAE, translated from the coding sequence ATGAAAGCTGAGATTTTGGCAGAAATAAAGCGTTATGATACGATCATTCTCCATCGTCATGTCCGTCCGGACCCGGATGCCTATGGTTCACAAGGGGGACTGGCGGAAATCCTGAAAGCATCTTTCCCTGAAAAACGGATATTCACTGTCGGTAAGGAAGAACCGTCATTGAATTATTTAAGAAGGCTTGATGTGATTTCGGATGAAACGTATCAAGGGGCTTTGGTGATCGTATGCGATACAGCAAATACGGACCGGATTTGTGATGCACGGTATAAAACGGGGGATAAGCTGATCAAGATCGATCATCATCCTAATGAAGATCCATATGGAGATATGCTGTGGGTTGATACAACAGCAAGTTCCACATGTGAAATGATTTATGATTTTTACCTGTTCGGCAAAGATCAAGGGTTGAAGATGGTTGACGAAGCGGCACGCCTTCTTTATGCAGGCATCGTTGGCGATACAGGACGCTTCCTGTTCCAGAGCACGACAGAAAAGACATTTGACCATGCCGGTGAATTGATCACCTATTCGTTTTCCCGCCCGCAGTTATATCAGGAGATGTACGATGTCAAGGAAAGCATCGTCCGCTTGAATGGTTATGTGCTGCAGCATTTTGAAATCCTGCCATATGGGACGGGGAAAATGATCATCACGAAAGATATCCTTGAAAAATTCGATGCTTCGGCATCGGAGGCTTCACAGCTCGTATCCGCGCTCGGCTCGATCAAAAATGTGAAATCATGGGTGTTTTTCATTGAAGAAGATCAAGAGATCAGAGTCCGTTTCCGTTCCAAAGGACCGATCATCAATACGATCGCCCGGAAATACAACGGTGGCGGCCATCCGCTCGCTGCCGGGGCTTCGATCCATTCCTGGGATGAGGTCGATATGATCCTTGCCGATATGGAAGCATTGAATAAAGCGGAATGA